In one Camelus dromedarius isolate mCamDro1 chromosome 31, mCamDro1.pat, whole genome shotgun sequence genomic region, the following are encoded:
- the PITPNM2 gene encoding membrane-associated phosphatidylinositol transfer protein 2 isoform X1 translates to MIIKEYRIPLPMTVEEYRIAQLYMIQKKSRNETFGEGSGVEILENRPYTDGPGGSGQYTHKVYHVGMHIPSWFRSILPKAALRVVEESWNAYPYTRTRFTCPFVEKFSIDIETFYKTDAGENPNVFSLSPVEKNQLTIDFIDIVKDPVPPNEYKTEEDPKLFHSTKTQRGPLSENWIEEYKQHVFPIMCAYKLCKVEFRYWGMQSKIERFIHDTGLRKVMVRAHRQAWCWQDEWYGLNMDNIRELEKEAQLMLSRKMAQFKEDDKEAVEMAKDEAAQDQAPREPPQPSSSTGEPLAGRSLKKQWSTSSKSSRSSKRGASPSRHSISEWRMQSIARDSDESSDDEFFDAHEDLSDSEEMFPKDITKWNSNDLMDKIESPEPEDTQDGLYRQSSREFRVASSVEQLNIMEDEVSPPLAAPPSKIHVLLLVLHGGTILDTGAGDPSSKQGDANTIATVFDTVMRVHYPSALGHLAIRLVPCPPICADAFALVSNLSPYSHDEGCLSSSQDHIPLAALPLLATSSPQYQEAVAMVIQRANLAYGDFIKSQEGMTFNGQVCLIGDCVGGILAFDALCCSNQPVSESQSSSRRGSVASVQDTDLLSPGTVGNVAHGGGGGGGGCGGGGGGGGGSNLESSRHLSRSNIDIPRSNGTEDPKRQLPRKRSDSSTYELDTIQQHQAFLSSLHASVLRNEPSSRRSSSSTMLDGAGAVGKFDFEIADLFLFGCPLGLVLALRKTVIPSLDVFQLRPACQQVYNLFHPADPSASRLEPLLERGFHALPPFSIPRYQRYPLGDGCSTLLVETVQRNPELVLEGGPLAPLPHGDGFLETSIPVPALTWQDGPRPSPGCAESDALQTHNTVFQEHTAPSSPGTAPTTRGFRRASEISIASQVSGMAESYTASSIAQKAPGLLSHTPSVRRLSLLALPPPTPATPGPCPQASPSLERAPRLPNLDIREVAAKWWGQKRIDYALYCPDALTAFPTVALPHLFHASYWESTDVVSFLLRQVMRHDNSSILELDGKEVSVFTPSKPREKWQRKRTHVKLRNVTANHRINDAIANEDGPQTVTGRFMYGPLDMVTLTGEKVDVHIMTQPPSGEWLYLDTLVTSSSGRVSYTIPETHRLGVGVYPVKMVVRGDHTFADSYITVLPKGTEFVVFSIDGSFAASVSIMGSDPKVRAGAVDVVRHWQDLGYLIIYVTGRPDMQKQRVVAWLAQHNFPHGVVSFCDGLVHDPLRHKANFLKLLISELHLRVHAAYGSTKDVAVYSSISLSPMQIYIVGRPTKKLQQQCQFITDGYAAHLAQLKYNHRARPARNAATRMALRKGSFGLPGQSDFLRSRNHLLRTISAQPSGPGHRHERTQSQADSEQRGQRSMSVAAGCWGRTMAGRPEPAAGPK, encoded by the exons ATGATTATAAAGGAATATCGGATTCCTCTGCCGATGACCGTGGAGGAGTACCGCATTGCCCAGCTGTACATGATACAG AAGAAGAGCCGTAACGAGACGTTCGGCGAAGGCAGCGGCGTGGAGATCCTGGAGAACCGGCCGTACACGGACGGCCCCGGCGGCTCCGGGCAGTACACGCACAAGGTGTACCATGTGGGCATGCACATCCCCAGCTGGTTCCGCTCCATCCTGCCCAAGGCGGCCCTGCGCGTGGTGGAGGAGTCCTGGAACGCCTACCCCTACACCCGAACCAG GTTCACTTGCCCTTTTGTGGAGAAATTCTCCATTGACATCGAAACCTTTTATAAAACTGATGCTGGAGAAAACCCCAACGTGTTCAGCCTGTCTCCTGTGGAAAAGAACCAGCTGACAATCG ACTTCATCGACATCGTCAAGGACCCCGTGCCCCCCAACGAGTATAAGACGGAAGAGGACCCCAAGCTGTTCCACTCGACCAAGACCCAGCGGGGGCCCCTGTCCGAGAACTGGATCGAGGAGTACAAGCAGCACGTCTTCCCCATCATGTGCGCCTACAAGCTTTGCAAGGTGGAGTTCCGCTACTGGGGCATGCAGTCCAAGATCGAGAGGTTCATCCATGACACGG GCCTCCGGAAGGTGATGGTGAGAGCCCACCGGCAGGCCTGGTGCTGGCAGGACGAGTGGTATGGGCTGAACATGGACAACATCCGGGAACTAGAGAAGGAGGCACAGCTCATGCTGTCCCGCAAGATGGCCCAGTTCAAAGAGGACGACAAGGAGGCCGTGGAGATGGCCAAGGATGAGGCCGCCCAGGACCAGGCCCCCAGGGAGcccccccagcccagcagcagcaCCGGGGAGCCCCTGGCGGGCAGGAGCCTGAAGAAGCAGTGGTCCACGTCCTCCAAGTCGTCGCGGTCGTCCAAGCGGGGAG CCAGTCCTTCCCGCCACAGCATCTCGGAGTGGAGGATGCAGAGCATCGCCCGGGACTCGGACGAGAGCTCGGACGACGAGTTCTTTGACGCCCACG aggACCTGTCCGATTCCGAGGAAATGTTCCCCAAAGACATCACCAAGTGGAACTCCAACGACCTCATGGACAAAATTGAAAGCCCTGAGCCAGAGGACACGCAGG ATGGCCTGTACCGTCAGAGCAGCCGTGAGTTCAGGGTGGCCTCCAGTGTGGAGCAGCTGAACATCATGGAG GACGAGGTCAGTCCGCCGTTGGCCGCGCCGCCCTCCAAGATCCACgtgctgctgctggtgctgcACGGAGGCACCATCCTGGACACGGGCGCCGGGGACCCCAGCTCCAAGCAGGGCGACGCCAACACCATCGCCACCGTGTTCGACACCGTCATGCGCGTGCACTACCCCAGCGCCCTGGGCCACCTCGCCATCCGCCTGGTGCCCTGCCCTCCCATCTGCGCCGATGCCTTCGCCCTTGTCTCCAA cctcagccccTACAGCCATGATGAAGGCTGTCTGTCGAGCAGCCAGGACCACATCCCCTTGGCTGCCCTGCCCCTGCTGGCAACCTCCTCACCCCAGTACCAGGAGGCAGTTGCCATGGTGATTCAGCGGGCTAACCTCGCCTATGGGGATTTCATCAAGTCCCAGGAGGGCATGACCTTCAATGGGCAG GTCTGCCTGATCGGGGACTGTGTCGGGGGCATCCTGGCATTCGATGCCTTATGCTGCAGCAATCAGCCAGTGTCTGAGAGTCAGAGCAGCAGCCGCCGGGGCAGCGTTGCCAGCGTGCAG GACACTGACCTGCTGTCCCCGGGCACGGTGGGCAATGTGGCAcatggtggcggtggcggtggcggcggctgcggcggcggcggcggcggcggcggcggcagcaacCTGGAGAGCAGCCGGCACCTGAGCCGCAGCAACATCGACATCCCCCGAAGCAACGGCACTGAGGACCCCAAAAGGCAGCTACCCCGCAAGAGGAGTGACTCATCCACCTATGAGCTGGACACCATCCAGCAGCACCAGGCCTTCCTGTccag CCTCCATGCCAGCGTGCTGAGGAACGAGCCCAGCTCCCGCCGCTCGAGCAGCTCCACCATGCTGGATGGCGCAGGGGCCGTGGGCAAGTTCGACTTTGAGATCGCTGACCTCTTCCTCTTCGGGTGCCCACTGGGGCTGGTCCTGGCCTTGAGGAAGACTGTCATCCCCTCCCTGGATG TTTTCCAGCTGCGGCCTGCCTGCCAGCAAGTCTACAACCTCTTCCACCCGGCGGACCCCTCAGCCTCGCGCCTGGAGCCACTGCTGGAGAGGGGGTTCCACGCCCTGCCGCCTTTCAGCATCCCCCGCTACCAGCGCTACCCGCTGGGGGACGGCTGCTCCACGCTGCTGG TCGAGACCGTGCAGAGAAACCCCGAGCTGGTCCTGGAGGGCGGCCCCCTGGCCCCGCTCCCTCATGGGGACGGCTTCCTGGAAACCAGTATCCCCGTTCCCGCGCTCACCTGGCAAGACGGGCCCCGCCCGAGCCCGGGCTGTGCTGAGT CGGATGCACTCCAGACCCACAACACCGTCTTCCAAGAGCACACGGCCCCCTCCTCGCCCGGCACAGCTCCCACCACCCGAGGTTTCCGCAGAGCCAGCGAGATCAGCATCGCCAGCCAGGTGTCAGGCATGGCTGAGAGCTACACGGCGTCCAGCATCGCCCAGA AGGCCCCGGGGCTGCTCAGTCACACCCCCAGCGTCAGGCGACTGTCCCTGCTTGCCCTTCCCCCGCCAACCCCTGccaccccagggccctgcccacaggccagccccagcctggaGAGGGCCCCCCGCCTCCCCAACTTGGACATCAGAGAAG TTGCTGCAAAGTGGTGGGGCCAGAAGCGGATCGACTATGCCCTGTACTGCCCTGACGCCCTGACGGCCTTCCCCACTGTggccctgccccacctcttcCACGCCAGCTACTGGGAGTCAACGGATGTGGTCTCCTTCCTGCTGAGACAG GTCATGAGACACGACAACTCCAGCATCTTGGAGCTGGACGGCAAGGAGGTCTCAGTGTTCACCCCCTCGAAGCCGAGAGAGAAGTGGCAGCGCAAGAGGACCCACGTGAAGCTGCGG aATGTGACAGCAAACCACCGGATCAATGACGCGATCGCCAATGAGGACGGCCCGCAGACTGTGACGGGCCGGTTCATGTACGGGCCCCTGGACATGGTCACCCTGACTGGGGAGAAG GTGGACGTGCACATCATGACGCAGCCGCCCTCAGGGGAGTGGCTGTACCTGGACACGCTGGTGACCAGCAGCAGTGGCCGTGTCTCCTACACCATCCCCGAGACGCACCGCCTGGGCGTGGGCGTCTACCCCGTCAAGATGGTGGTCAG ggGAGACCACACGTTTGCCGACAGCTACATCACAGTGCTGCCCAAGGGCACGGAGTTCGTGGTCTTCAGCATTGATGGCTCCTTTGCTGCCAGCGTGTCCATCATGGGCAGTGACCCCAAAGTGCGGGCTGGGGCCGTGGACGTGGTGCG GCACTGGCAGGACCTGGGCTACCTCATCATCTACGTGACGGGCCGGCCTGACATGCAGAAGCAGCGGGTGGTGGCGTGGCTGGCCCAGCACAACTTCCCCCATGGCGTGGTGTCCTTCTGTGATGGCCTGGTGCACGACCCACTGCGGCACAAGGCCAACTTCCTGAAGCTGCTCATCTCCGAG CTGCACTTGCGCGTGCACGCGGCCTACGGGTCCACCAAGGACGTGGCGGTCTACAGCTCCATCAGCCTGTCCCCCATGCAGATCTACATTGTGGGCCGGCCCACCAAGAAGCTGCAGCAGCAGTGCCAG TTCATCACGGACGGCTATGCGGCCCACCTGGCCCAGCTCAAGTACAACCACCGGGCCCGGCCGGCCCGCAACGCGGCCACCCGCATGGCACTGCGCAAGGGCAGCTTTGGCCTGCCGGGCCAGAGCGACTTCCTGCGCTCCCGGAACCACCTGCTCCGCACCATCTCGGCCCAGCCCAGCGGGCCCGGCCACCGGCACGAGCGGACGCAGAGCCAGGCAGACAGCGAGCAGCGGGGACAGCGCAGCATGAGTGTGGCGGCTGGCTGCTGGGGCCGCACCATGGCCGGCCGGCCTGAGCCAGCCGCGGGCCCCAAGTAG
- the PITPNM2 gene encoding membrane-associated phosphatidylinositol transfer protein 2 isoform X4, with product MIIKEYRIPLPMTVEEYRIAQLYMIQKKSRNETFGEGSGVEILENRPYTDGPGGSGQYTHKVYHVGMHIPSWFRSILPKAALRVVEESWNAYPYTRTRFTCPFVEKFSIDIETFYKTDAGENPNVFSLSPVEKNQLTIDFIDIVKDPVPPNEYKTEEDPKLFHSTKTQRGPLSENWIEEYKQHVFPIMCAYKLCKVEFRYWGMQSKIERFIHDTGLRKVMVRAHRQAWCWQDEWYGLNMDNIRELEKEAQLMLSRKMAQFKEDDKEAVEMAKDEAAQDQAPREPPQPSSSTGEPLAGRSLKKQWSTSSKSSRSSKRGASPSRHSISEWRMQSIARDSDESSDDEFFDAHEDLSDSEEMFPKDITKWNSNDLMDKIESPEPEDTQDGLYRQSSREFRVASSVEQLNIMEDEVSPPLAAPPSKIHVLLLVLHGGTILDTGAGDPSSKQGDANTIATVFDTVMRVHYPSALGHLAIRLVPCPPICADAFALVSNLSPYSHDEGCLSSSQDHIPLAALPLLATSSPQYQEAVAMVIQRANLAYGDFIKSQEGMTFNGQVCLIGDCVGGILAFDALCCSNQPVSESQSSSRRGSVASVQDTDLLSPGTVGNVAHGGGGGGGGCGGGGGGGGGSNLESSRHLSRSNIDIPRSNGTEDPKRQLPRKRSDSSTYELDTIQQHQAFLSSLHASVLRNEPSSRRSSSSTMLDGAGAVGKFDFEIADLFLFGCPLGLVLALRKTVIPSLDVFQLRPACQQVYNLFHPADPSASRLEPLLERGFHALPPFSIPRYQRYPLGDGCSTLLADALQTHNTVFQEHTAPSSPGTAPTTRGFRRASEISIASQVSGMAESYTASSIAQIAAKWWGQKRIDYALYCPDALTAFPTVALPHLFHASYWESTDVVSFLLRQVMRHDNSSILELDGKEVSVFTPSKPREKWQRKRTHVKLRNVTANHRINDAIANEDGPQTVTGRFMYGPLDMVTLTGEKVDVHIMTQPPSGEWLYLDTLVTSSSGRVSYTIPETHRLGVGVYPVKMVVRGDHTFADSYITVLPKGTEFVVFSIDGSFAASVSIMGSDPKVRAGAVDVVRHWQDLGYLIIYVTGRPDMQKQRVVAWLAQHNFPHGVVSFCDGLVHDPLRHKANFLKLLISELHLRVHAAYGSTKDVAVYSSISLSPMQIYIVGRPTKKLQQQCQFITDGYAAHLAQLKYNHRARPARNAATRMALRKGSFGLPGQSDFLRSRNHLLRTISAQPSGPGHRHERTQSQADSEQRGQRSMSVAAGCWGRTMAGRPEPAAGPK from the exons ATGATTATAAAGGAATATCGGATTCCTCTGCCGATGACCGTGGAGGAGTACCGCATTGCCCAGCTGTACATGATACAG AAGAAGAGCCGTAACGAGACGTTCGGCGAAGGCAGCGGCGTGGAGATCCTGGAGAACCGGCCGTACACGGACGGCCCCGGCGGCTCCGGGCAGTACACGCACAAGGTGTACCATGTGGGCATGCACATCCCCAGCTGGTTCCGCTCCATCCTGCCCAAGGCGGCCCTGCGCGTGGTGGAGGAGTCCTGGAACGCCTACCCCTACACCCGAACCAG GTTCACTTGCCCTTTTGTGGAGAAATTCTCCATTGACATCGAAACCTTTTATAAAACTGATGCTGGAGAAAACCCCAACGTGTTCAGCCTGTCTCCTGTGGAAAAGAACCAGCTGACAATCG ACTTCATCGACATCGTCAAGGACCCCGTGCCCCCCAACGAGTATAAGACGGAAGAGGACCCCAAGCTGTTCCACTCGACCAAGACCCAGCGGGGGCCCCTGTCCGAGAACTGGATCGAGGAGTACAAGCAGCACGTCTTCCCCATCATGTGCGCCTACAAGCTTTGCAAGGTGGAGTTCCGCTACTGGGGCATGCAGTCCAAGATCGAGAGGTTCATCCATGACACGG GCCTCCGGAAGGTGATGGTGAGAGCCCACCGGCAGGCCTGGTGCTGGCAGGACGAGTGGTATGGGCTGAACATGGACAACATCCGGGAACTAGAGAAGGAGGCACAGCTCATGCTGTCCCGCAAGATGGCCCAGTTCAAAGAGGACGACAAGGAGGCCGTGGAGATGGCCAAGGATGAGGCCGCCCAGGACCAGGCCCCCAGGGAGcccccccagcccagcagcagcaCCGGGGAGCCCCTGGCGGGCAGGAGCCTGAAGAAGCAGTGGTCCACGTCCTCCAAGTCGTCGCGGTCGTCCAAGCGGGGAG CCAGTCCTTCCCGCCACAGCATCTCGGAGTGGAGGATGCAGAGCATCGCCCGGGACTCGGACGAGAGCTCGGACGACGAGTTCTTTGACGCCCACG aggACCTGTCCGATTCCGAGGAAATGTTCCCCAAAGACATCACCAAGTGGAACTCCAACGACCTCATGGACAAAATTGAAAGCCCTGAGCCAGAGGACACGCAGG ATGGCCTGTACCGTCAGAGCAGCCGTGAGTTCAGGGTGGCCTCCAGTGTGGAGCAGCTGAACATCATGGAG GACGAGGTCAGTCCGCCGTTGGCCGCGCCGCCCTCCAAGATCCACgtgctgctgctggtgctgcACGGAGGCACCATCCTGGACACGGGCGCCGGGGACCCCAGCTCCAAGCAGGGCGACGCCAACACCATCGCCACCGTGTTCGACACCGTCATGCGCGTGCACTACCCCAGCGCCCTGGGCCACCTCGCCATCCGCCTGGTGCCCTGCCCTCCCATCTGCGCCGATGCCTTCGCCCTTGTCTCCAA cctcagccccTACAGCCATGATGAAGGCTGTCTGTCGAGCAGCCAGGACCACATCCCCTTGGCTGCCCTGCCCCTGCTGGCAACCTCCTCACCCCAGTACCAGGAGGCAGTTGCCATGGTGATTCAGCGGGCTAACCTCGCCTATGGGGATTTCATCAAGTCCCAGGAGGGCATGACCTTCAATGGGCAG GTCTGCCTGATCGGGGACTGTGTCGGGGGCATCCTGGCATTCGATGCCTTATGCTGCAGCAATCAGCCAGTGTCTGAGAGTCAGAGCAGCAGCCGCCGGGGCAGCGTTGCCAGCGTGCAG GACACTGACCTGCTGTCCCCGGGCACGGTGGGCAATGTGGCAcatggtggcggtggcggtggcggcggctgcggcggcggcggcggcggcggcggcggcagcaacCTGGAGAGCAGCCGGCACCTGAGCCGCAGCAACATCGACATCCCCCGAAGCAACGGCACTGAGGACCCCAAAAGGCAGCTACCCCGCAAGAGGAGTGACTCATCCACCTATGAGCTGGACACCATCCAGCAGCACCAGGCCTTCCTGTccag CCTCCATGCCAGCGTGCTGAGGAACGAGCCCAGCTCCCGCCGCTCGAGCAGCTCCACCATGCTGGATGGCGCAGGGGCCGTGGGCAAGTTCGACTTTGAGATCGCTGACCTCTTCCTCTTCGGGTGCCCACTGGGGCTGGTCCTGGCCTTGAGGAAGACTGTCATCCCCTCCCTGGATG TTTTCCAGCTGCGGCCTGCCTGCCAGCAAGTCTACAACCTCTTCCACCCGGCGGACCCCTCAGCCTCGCGCCTGGAGCCACTGCTGGAGAGGGGGTTCCACGCCCTGCCGCCTTTCAGCATCCCCCGCTACCAGCGCTACCCGCTGGGGGACGGCTGCTCCACGCTGCTGG CGGATGCACTCCAGACCCACAACACCGTCTTCCAAGAGCACACGGCCCCCTCCTCGCCCGGCACAGCTCCCACCACCCGAGGTTTCCGCAGAGCCAGCGAGATCAGCATCGCCAGCCAGGTGTCAGGCATGGCTGAGAGCTACACGGCGTCCAGCATCGCCCAGA TTGCTGCAAAGTGGTGGGGCCAGAAGCGGATCGACTATGCCCTGTACTGCCCTGACGCCCTGACGGCCTTCCCCACTGTggccctgccccacctcttcCACGCCAGCTACTGGGAGTCAACGGATGTGGTCTCCTTCCTGCTGAGACAG GTCATGAGACACGACAACTCCAGCATCTTGGAGCTGGACGGCAAGGAGGTCTCAGTGTTCACCCCCTCGAAGCCGAGAGAGAAGTGGCAGCGCAAGAGGACCCACGTGAAGCTGCGG aATGTGACAGCAAACCACCGGATCAATGACGCGATCGCCAATGAGGACGGCCCGCAGACTGTGACGGGCCGGTTCATGTACGGGCCCCTGGACATGGTCACCCTGACTGGGGAGAAG GTGGACGTGCACATCATGACGCAGCCGCCCTCAGGGGAGTGGCTGTACCTGGACACGCTGGTGACCAGCAGCAGTGGCCGTGTCTCCTACACCATCCCCGAGACGCACCGCCTGGGCGTGGGCGTCTACCCCGTCAAGATGGTGGTCAG ggGAGACCACACGTTTGCCGACAGCTACATCACAGTGCTGCCCAAGGGCACGGAGTTCGTGGTCTTCAGCATTGATGGCTCCTTTGCTGCCAGCGTGTCCATCATGGGCAGTGACCCCAAAGTGCGGGCTGGGGCCGTGGACGTGGTGCG GCACTGGCAGGACCTGGGCTACCTCATCATCTACGTGACGGGCCGGCCTGACATGCAGAAGCAGCGGGTGGTGGCGTGGCTGGCCCAGCACAACTTCCCCCATGGCGTGGTGTCCTTCTGTGATGGCCTGGTGCACGACCCACTGCGGCACAAGGCCAACTTCCTGAAGCTGCTCATCTCCGAG CTGCACTTGCGCGTGCACGCGGCCTACGGGTCCACCAAGGACGTGGCGGTCTACAGCTCCATCAGCCTGTCCCCCATGCAGATCTACATTGTGGGCCGGCCCACCAAGAAGCTGCAGCAGCAGTGCCAG TTCATCACGGACGGCTATGCGGCCCACCTGGCCCAGCTCAAGTACAACCACCGGGCCCGGCCGGCCCGCAACGCGGCCACCCGCATGGCACTGCGCAAGGGCAGCTTTGGCCTGCCGGGCCAGAGCGACTTCCTGCGCTCCCGGAACCACCTGCTCCGCACCATCTCGGCCCAGCCCAGCGGGCCCGGCCACCGGCACGAGCGGACGCAGAGCCAGGCAGACAGCGAGCAGCGGGGACAGCGCAGCATGAGTGTGGCGGCTGGCTGCTGGGGCCGCACCATGGCCGGCCGGCCTGAGCCAGCCGCGGGCCCCAAGTAG